Part of the Cryptosporangium arvum DSM 44712 genome, CCGACCCGGCGGGTGTGGACCGGCGCGTCGAGCCCGCGGGTGTCGACGAACTCGCCGGACTCCATCAGGTCCTTGGTGAACTGCTCCATGAACGCGTGCATCGGCGCGAAGTCGTCGGGGGCGGCGCTCGTCATCAGGTCGTAGTCGCGCTGCGAGCCGTACATCAGGATCAGGTACTTCATCGGGTCCTCCTCGGATCGGTGCGTTCGTGGGGGACGTCGGAGCCGTGCACCGTCTCCGGACACCGAGTGCAGTGCGGCTGGGCCGGGCCCGGCGGGTTCAACCAGTGAACGCGGAGCCGGTGCTGCCGTCGGTGTCGGGGCTGATCACGGCGGCCACGCAGCGGTAGACCCGCGAACCGTCCGCGAAGGCGGCCTCGCTCGGCGGGAGGACGTCGACGCTCCACTCGGCGACCGGGATCGTCGGGGCGTTCGCGCGCCGGGAGGCCAGCATGACGTCGGTACTGCACAGTTTCTTCACCGCGGGGTGGGCGGCGAGGGTTTTCTGGCTGGAGGTCAGCGCGTCCCGGGGGAGTGGCGCGATCGCGAAGGTCTCCCAGCGGTGGAGGTCCTCGCAGGGCTGCCGTTCGATCGTCACCTGGCCGACGATGACGACCATGCCCGACCAGCATTCGGGCTCGACGACGCACCGGCCGCCGTTCGCGGTGGCCGGGCAGTTGCCGGTCGTCGTTTCGACGCCGTAGTCGGGGCCGGAGCGGGTCGCTGCGGTGGGGGCCTGGTTCGCGCTCTCGACGGTGGGGAGGCCGGTCTCCTCGTTCCAGGGCCGGGTGGCGGCCACGAGCCCGGCCGCGACGACGGCGACCAGAGTCAGCACTCCGACGGCGGTGAGGACGGCCGCTTTCCGGGCGGACATCCCCCGCCGCTCCGACGCCGGGGCCTGATGCGGCCCGGTGTGGTGGGGCGGTGGCCGGTGCGGGATCGACTGGTGCGGGATCGACTGGTGCGGGATCGAGTAGGGCGGTCCGGAGTGGGGCGGTACCGAGAAGGACGCGCCGTGCGCTGCTCTCACCTGGGGCGGACCGGATCTCGGTGGGGCGGAGACGGAGGCGCTGTGCCGGTCGCCGCCGGGCGGGCGGAACGAGGCGCCGGACGTGGTCGGGCTCGCCGGGTCACCGGTGGCGTGTTCCGGCGCGTACCCCGGCCATGCCGACGAGGAGAACGTCACCGGCGTCCGCGCCAACGCCGCACGCATCGCCGCCCCGTCCGGGAACCGATCGGCCGGATTCGGCGCCATCGCCCGTTCGATCACGCTCATCAGCGCCCCGGGCACCCACGGCAGCACCGGCAACGGCTCGTCGTGCATCCGCACGATCGCGGCCAGGCTCGGCGACCCGGTGTCCGGGAACCGCGGCGGCCGCCCGCTGAGCAGCGCGTAGAGCGTCGCCCCGAACGAGTACACGTCCGCCGACGGAGCCGGCTCCACCAGCGAGAACGCTTCCGGCGGCGCGTACGCGGGCGTCAGCGACTCCAGCGTCGCCGACTGCTCGGCGTCGGCCGTGATGATCGAGGCGAGCCCGAAATCGGCGAGCCCCACCATCCCGTAGCGGTTGACCAGGATGTTCCCGGGCTTCAGGTCCCGGTGGAGCACACCGAGCGAGTGCGCGGCCCCGAGCGCGTCGGCCAGCCCGACGCTCATCGCCTGCACCTCGTCGGGCGGTAAGCCCCCGCGCCGCTTGAGCACGGTGGCCAGCGACCCTCCGGTGCACAACTCCATCACCAGGTACGGGCGCCCGTCGGCCAGCGTGCCGGCGTCGTAGAGCCCGATCACGTTCGGGTGATCGGACAGCCGCCCCGCGGCGTTCACCTCGCGGTAGAAGCGGCGCTGGTCCCGTTCGGTGGTCAACGTCCGGTTGTCGATCTTCACCGCGACGTCCCGGCCGACGACGATCTGCGTCGCCAGGTAGACGGTCGCGCAGCCGCCGGAGCCCAGCACGTCACGGATGGCGTAACCAGGGACGTCGGGCGGTCGGTGCACGGCCGGAAGCCTAAACCACGCTCTCCCGTAGGCTGCGCGGCGTGAGCGCCGTGACCCCCCGCCCCACCGCCGGTTCCGAGTTCGTCTGGGGGCTGCGGCTGCTCGGGCGCGGCTTCGGGATGTACGCGAAGTACCCCGGGTTGTTGCTGCTGGGTCTGATCCCGGCGGTGATCGCGTTCTTCGTCCTGCTGGCGGCGTTCGTCACGTTGCTGGTGTTCCTCGACGACCTCGGCGGGTGGATCGCGGGGTCCTTCGCCGGCGGCTGGTCGGCCGACGCGCGGAAAGCCGCCGAGCTCCTGATCGAGGTCACGATCGTCATCGGGGCGCTGTGGCTCTCGGTCATCGTCTACACGGCGCTGACGCTGATCATCGGTGACCCGTTCTACGAGAAGATCTCCGAGGAGATCGAGCGCCGGCTCGGCGCCGTCGACCACCCCGAGCTGCCCTGGCACAAGACGCTGCCGCGTAACGCCGCCGACTCGATCCGGGTGATCGGCACGCAGCTCCTGCTCACGATCCCGGTGCTGCTGATCGGGCTGGTGCCGTTCGTGGGGCAGGTCCTCGCGCCGATCCTGGCCCTGCTCATCGGTGGCTGGCTGCTCAGCCTCGACCTGACCGGCATTCCGTTCAACCGGCGGGGCGTCTTCCTCAAGGAGCGCCGGCGCGTGCTGCGGCAGCACCGGGCGCTGGCGCTTGGGTTCGGGATCCCGGTGGCGGCGCTGGCGCTGGTGCCGTTCGCCAACATCGTGGTGGTTCCGGCGGCGATCGCCGGCGGGACCCTGCTGACCCGCCGCGTCCACGGCCAGCCGATCGACTAGGGCGCAACGCGCCGGTCCGGGAGGGCGGTCGCCGTCCCGAGCAGCACCGGGAGGACCGCGTCGGCGACCGCGATGCGGTGCTGTGTGTCGTCGACGTCCGCGGTGAGCGCGAAGACGACGAACGACGCCACGCTGAGCGCGGCATCCGCCGGGGCGGTGTTCGGTCTGCGCCCGCACCGGCTGCTCGGCACCGACATTCGGCTCGCGTCATCGCTAGTCGGGCGCCCCGGTCGGCTTCGCCCCGGTCGGCTTCGTCCCCGTCGGCTTCGGGGCCGGCCGGCGCGCGATCACCACGGCGATCGCGCCGCCCAGCGTGATCACCAGCCCCGCGACGACGATCAGGTACGCGCCGACGTCGGGGCGCACCCGCAGCAGCGCCGTGCAGAAGTACTCGTGGGCGCACGAGCTCAGGTCCCGGTTGCCGCTACGCAGGTCGACGACGTACCAGAGCCAGGCGAGCGAGGTCAGGAACCCGGGGATGCCCGCGGCGGCGACGAACCAGGGTCGGGACCGGGTCAGCCCGACGACCGCCAGCACCCCCGCCACGAGCACGGCGGCGAGCAGCAGCAGCGCCTCGGCGGTGTTCGGCCGGCTGGCGTCGGTGCCGGTGATCGCGTCGACGGTGCGCGAGCGGGGTAGGAACAATGCCGCGACCAGCAGCGCCGCACCGACGCCCACCACGTACGCGGCCCGGGCGAGTGGTTTCACGGGCGGCAGCCTACGCGGCGAGGCAAGCTAGGCCGCATGTCTCGAGTCTTCATCACCGGATCCGCCGACGGCCTCGGGCTGCTGGCCGCGCGTCAGCTCGCCGGTGAGGGCCACCGGCTGACGCTGCACGCCCGCCGCGAGGAGCGCGCCGACCAAATCCGCAAAGCACTGCCGGAGGCCGACGTCGTGGTCGGTGACGTCTCCACCCTCGACGCGATGCGCTCGGTGGCCGAGCAGGTCGACGCGCTGGGCCCGCACGACGCCGTCATCCACAACGTCGCGGTGGGCTACCAGGAGCCGCGCCGGATCGAGACCGCCGACGGGCTGGCGCACGTGTTCGCGGTGAACGTGCTGGCGCCGTACGTGCTGACCGCGCTGATCACCCCTCCCGCACGCCTGGTCTACCTGAGCTCGGGCATGCACCAGAGCGGCCGCCCCGACCTCGACGACCCGCAATGGGTCGATCGGCGGTGGAACGGCTCGCGGGCCTACTCCGAGAGCAAGTTCTACGACCTGATGCTCAGCCGCGCGGTGGCCCGCCGCTGGCCGGACGTCCGCGCGAACGCCGTCGACCCGGGCTGGGTGCCGACCCGGATGGGTGGCCGCGGCGCCCCCGACGACCTGCGGCTCGGCGCCGACACGCAGGCCTGGCTCGCGGTCACCGACGCCCCGGCGACCGGCGCCTACTTCTACCACCGGGAACCCCACTCCGCGCTGCCGTCGACCGCCGAGTCCGAGGACGCACTCGTCGACTACTGCGCCACGCTCAGCGGCATCCCGCTCCCGTGACCCGGGTCCGCGTGCTCACCCTGAACGTCCAGCACGACGCCGGCGACCCGGGCCGCACCGCGCGCATCAACGCCGAACTGCGGCGGCTCGCGCCGGACATCGTCGTGTTCCCGGAGGTCCGCTACCCCGACGACACCCGCGACCAGCTCGCGGAGCTGGTCGACGGCGTCGGCCTGCGCACCACGCACCAGGCGGAGATCCTCGAGCACCTGCCGCCGGACGCGGACGTCTACGGCGGCAGCGCGATCGCGACCCGCTGGCCGCACCGGGTCCTGGAGGTCGTCGACGGCCGCACCCCCGAGGGCGTCTACTGGTACACGCTTGCCGCGTCGGTCGAGCTCCCCGGCGCCGGTCCGGTGCTGCTGCTCACGCCGACGACGTTCTGGAAGCCCGACGCCGAAGCCTGGCGGGAGCGGCAGATGCTCGAGCTCGCCGCCCTCGACGCCCGGCACCGCACGCGGCTGCCGACGATCGTCGCCGGTGACTTCAACGCGGTGCCGGAGTCCGCGAGCATCCGGTTCCTGAGCGGCCTGCAGTCACTCGAGGGCCGCAGCGCCTACTACCACGACGTGTGGGCGGTCGCCGGCGACGGGCCCGGCCACACCTGGACCGTCGACAACCCGCTCGGCGCCGCCGAGATCGAACGGCTGGTCGGGCAGCCCGGCGTCCGCTACCGGATCGACTACGTCTTCGTCGGGTCCGGCCCGGGTGCCCGCGTCGTCGGCGCCGCGGTCGTCGGCGAGGAGAATCCGCTCAGCGACCACCACGGCGTGCTGACCGACCTGGTGTATTCCGTCTAACCCTCGTGCAGTGGCTGACCGGTGGGACCGCTGTCCTCCGGCTCCTCCGGCAGGTCGACGGCCTGGCCCTCCCAGGTGACGACCTTCCAGCCGTCGGAGGGCGCGCCCTCCAGCGTCACGATGCCGGTGTTGCTCAGCGCGTGCTCGGCGGCCCACTCGACGTCGACGTTCGCGGCGCGGGCGGCCACCCAGGCGCGGATCGCCGCACCGTGGCTGACCAGGGCCACCGTGCCCGCCCCGGTCGCGGCGGCCTCGTCGATCACCGCGTCGTAGCGGCCGAGGAACTCGGTACCGTCCTCGCCGCCGGGCATCCGCAGCTCGGTGCGGCCGGCCGACCAGCCGAACACCGTCTCCAGGTACGTCTTCACCGACTCGTGGTCGCTGAGCATCTCCAGGTCACCGGCGACCACCTCGCGCAGCCCGTCGCGGACGACCGGCTCCAGCCCGCGCGCGGAGGCCAGCGGCGCCGCCGTGAGGTGCGTGCGGACGAGCGTGGAGACGAACAGCACCTCGATGTTCTCGTCGGCCAGCGCACCCGGCAGCGCGGCCGCCTGGTCGAGGCCGAGCTCGGTCAGACCGGGGCCGGGGACGCCGGTGTCGAGCAGGTGGGCGACGTTCGACGGAGTCTGGCCGTGGCGGATCAGGATCAGGCGCATGCCGGGGTTCAACTCCGCGAGAGTGAGGGGACGTACTCCTCAATTGTCTCAAACACTCAGCCCGGCTCCGTCCCGGCCGATGGGAGCGATATCTGGCGGGCGGCCGGCAACGGTCACGTACACGAGGTCGAGGCAACGCATGGTATCGACGTCCGGCACGGAAAGCGGCGGCAAGCTCTCCGGTCTCGGTGTGGGGCAGAAGATCCTGATGTCGGTGGCGGTGATCGCGGTGGTCGCGCTGATCACGGGCGGGCTCGCATGGCAGCGGCTCGGCACGATCGACGGCAAGATCCAGAAGCTGCAGACCGAGAACATCGCCCGGCTGAACGCTCTGGTCGACATGGAGGCGGGGCTCGCGAAGCTCTACCGCGGCATCCTGAACATCTACGTCGCGCCGACCGACACCACGAGCCAGCAGCAGATCAAGGACGGCGAGGCGGCGGTCAGCTCGGCCTTCGCCGAGTTCCAGAAGAACCCGAGCGACTCGGCGGAGTGGAAGAAGCAGGTCGCCGACTTCGACGAGGCGTTCACCACCTACACCGCGCTGGCCAACAACATCCTGTTCAAGGACCCGTTGCCGGCCAGCGTGCCCGCGCCGGCCAACACCGCCGCGATGAACGCGGAGTTCGCCCGGGTCGAGAAGGCGTTCGGCGTAACGCTCACGGCGCTGAACAACCTCGAGGCCGAGGACTCGGCGGCGGACGCGAGCGACTCGCACAAGACGGTCGTCGGCGCGCGCACGATGATCGCGATCGTGCTCGTCGTCGGCCTGCTCGCGGCGTTGGCTCTCGCGGTGATCGTCAGCCGCGCGATCATCAGCCGGCTCAACCACGTCCAGGAAGTGCTCGACGGCGTCGCCAACGGCGACCTCACCCGCCAGGCCCGCGTCGACTCCGGGGACGAGGTGGGCCGGATGGCCGAGGCCGTCAACCGGGCGATCGACTCGATCCGGCAGACGGTCTCGGCGCTCTCGAGCTCCGCGCGGACGCTCGCGGACTCCTCGCAGCAGCTCACCGCCTCCGCCGAGGCGATCTCCGGTACGGCCGCGGACACGTCCGCGCAGACCAGCGTGCTCGCCTCGGCCGCCGAGGACGTCTCCCGCAGCGTCCAGACCGTCTCGGCCGGTACCGAGGAGATGGGCTCGGCGATCCGCGAGATCTCGCAGTCGGCGAACGACGCCGCCGGTGTCGCGTCCCGTGCGGTCGACGCCGCCGCCCAGACCAACGCGACCGTGGCGAAGCTCGGTGAGTCGTCGGTGGAGATCGGCAACGTGGTGAAGGTGATCACTTCGATCGCCGAGCAGACCAACCTGTTGGCGCTCAACGCCACGATCGAGGCGGCGCGGGCCGGTGAGGCCGGTAAGGGGTTCGCGGTGGTCGCGAACGAGGTCAAGGATCTGGCGCAGGAGACCGCGCAGGCGACCGAGAACATTTCCAAGCGGGTGGAGGCGATCCAGGCCGACACCGATTCGGCGGTGGCGGCGATCGAGCAGATCTCGGGGATCATCGCGCAGATCAACGACTACCAGATGACGATCGCGTCGGCGGTGGAGGAGCAGACCGCCACCACCAACGAGATGAGCCGCTCGATCATGGAGGCCTCCACCGGGTCGACGAGCATCGCCGACAACATCGCGAGCGTCGCCGCGGCCGCCCAGACCACCTCGACCACCGTCGGTGAGACGCAGCGCTCGGCCGAGGAGCTCTCCCGGATGTCCTCGGACCTCCAGGCGCTGGTCAGCCGCTTCCGGGTGTGACGTCATGGGCCTCGTCGAAGAACTGGAAGCCCAGCGCGAAGCGCTGACCGAGGCCTGCGCGGTCGCGGACGCCGAGGACCGCGTCGCCCAGGCCCGGTGCGATCAGCTGCTCTCGGAGTTCGCCGGCACGGCCCGGCAACTCCAGGTGCGCGCGGCCGAGTTCGCCGCGGTCACCGAGGGCGGGAGCCCGCAGTCCGAGGTGTCGGCCGCGGCCTGCGCGGTCGACGCCGCGCGGGTCGACGCGATGCGCGCTCAGCTGCGTGTCGTGGACGAGTGGGCCGCGATCACCAAGTCCCGGCTGACCCGGGCCCGGCGCCTGTCGCAGCAGGTCAGCAGCATTTGTGACGTCACGCTTGACCTGGAGCGCACTCCAGGGCCTTGACTGGAGGCCATGGAATACAGGTACCTGGGACGATCCGGCACGACGGTCAGCGAGCTCTGCCTCGGCGCGATGACGTTCGGCCGGGAGGCCGACGAAGCCGACAGCCGCCGTATGCTCGACCTGTTCGCCGACGCCGGTGGCAACTTCATCGACACCGCCGACGTCTACGGCGGGGGAGCGTCGGAGGAGGTCACCGGCCGCTGGCTGAAGGACCGCGACCGCGAGCAGTGGGTGATCGCCACCAAGGTCCGGTTCCCCAGCGGTCCCGGCGTCAACGACGTCGGCCTCGGCCGCAAGCACATCCTGGCCTCGATCGACGCCAGCCTGCGCCGGCTGGGCACCGACTACGTCGACCTCTACCAGATCCACGGCTGGGACCGGGCGACCCCGCTGGAGGAGACGCTCTCCACGCTCGACTCGCTGGTCACGGCGGGCAAGGTCCGCTACATCGGGGCGAGCAACGTCGTCGGCTGGCAGTTGCAGAAGATGCTCGACGTCAGCCGGGCCGCCGGGTACGAGCGCTTCCTGACCCTGCAGCCGCAGTACAGCCTGCTGGCCCGGCCGACCGAGTGGGAGCTGATCCCGGTCT contains:
- a CDS encoding serine/threonine-protein kinase → MHRPPDVPGYAIRDVLGSGGCATVYLATQIVVGRDVAVKIDNRTLTTERDQRRFYREVNAAGRLSDHPNVIGLYDAGTLADGRPYLVMELCTGGSLATVLKRRGGLPPDEVQAMSVGLADALGAAHSLGVLHRDLKPGNILVNRYGMVGLADFGLASIITADAEQSATLESLTPAYAPPEAFSLVEPAPSADVYSFGATLYALLSGRPPRFPDTGSPSLAAIVRMHDEPLPVLPWVPGALMSVIERAMAPNPADRFPDGAAMRAALARTPVTFSSSAWPGYAPEHATGDPASPTTSGASFRPPGGDRHSASVSAPPRSGPPQVRAAHGASFSVPPHSGPPYSIPHQSIPHQSIPHRPPPHHTGPHQAPASERRGMSARKAAVLTAVGVLTLVAVVAAGLVAATRPWNEETGLPTVESANQAPTAATRSGPDYGVETTTGNCPATANGGRCVVEPECWSGMVVIVGQVTIERQPCEDLHRWETFAIAPLPRDALTSSQKTLAAHPAVKKLCSTDVMLASRRANAPTIPVAEWSVDVLPPSEAAFADGSRVYRCVAAVISPDTDGSTGSAFTG
- a CDS encoding EI24 domain-containing protein, with the translated sequence MSAVTPRPTAGSEFVWGLRLLGRGFGMYAKYPGLLLLGLIPAVIAFFVLLAAFVTLLVFLDDLGGWIAGSFAGGWSADARKAAELLIEVTIVIGALWLSVIVYTALTLIIGDPFYEKISEEIERRLGAVDHPELPWHKTLPRNAADSIRVIGTQLLLTIPVLLIGLVPFVGQVLAPILALLIGGWLLSLDLTGIPFNRRGVFLKERRRVLRQHRALALGFGIPVAALALVPFANIVVVPAAIAGGTLLTRRVHGQPID
- a CDS encoding SDR family NAD(P)-dependent oxidoreductase, which gives rise to MSRVFITGSADGLGLLAARQLAGEGHRLTLHARREERADQIRKALPEADVVVGDVSTLDAMRSVAEQVDALGPHDAVIHNVAVGYQEPRRIETADGLAHVFAVNVLAPYVLTALITPPARLVYLSSGMHQSGRPDLDDPQWVDRRWNGSRAYSESKFYDLMLSRAVARRWPDVRANAVDPGWVPTRMGGRGAPDDLRLGADTQAWLAVTDAPATGAYFYHREPHSALPSTAESEDALVDYCATLSGIPLP
- a CDS encoding endonuclease/exonuclease/phosphatase family protein; this translates as MTRVRVLTLNVQHDAGDPGRTARINAELRRLAPDIVVFPEVRYPDDTRDQLAELVDGVGLRTTHQAEILEHLPPDADVYGGSAIATRWPHRVLEVVDGRTPEGVYWYTLAASVELPGAGPVLLLTPTTFWKPDAEAWRERQMLELAALDARHRTRLPTIVAGDFNAVPESASIRFLSGLQSLEGRSAYYHDVWAVAGDGPGHTWTVDNPLGAAEIERLVGQPGVRYRIDYVFVGSGPGARVVGAAVVGEENPLSDHHGVLTDLVYSV
- a CDS encoding histidine phosphatase family protein, whose product is MRLILIRHGQTPSNVAHLLDTGVPGPGLTELGLDQAAALPGALADENIEVLFVSTLVRTHLTAAPLASARGLEPVVRDGLREVVAGDLEMLSDHESVKTYLETVFGWSAGRTELRMPGGEDGTEFLGRYDAVIDEAAATGAGTVALVSHGAAIRAWVAARAANVDVEWAAEHALSNTGIVTLEGAPSDGWKVVTWEGQAVDLPEEPEDSGPTGQPLHEG
- a CDS encoding methyl-accepting chemotaxis protein, which gives rise to MVSTSGTESGGKLSGLGVGQKILMSVAVIAVVALITGGLAWQRLGTIDGKIQKLQTENIARLNALVDMEAGLAKLYRGILNIYVAPTDTTSQQQIKDGEAAVSSAFAEFQKNPSDSAEWKKQVADFDEAFTTYTALANNILFKDPLPASVPAPANTAAMNAEFARVEKAFGVTLTALNNLEAEDSAADASDSHKTVVGARTMIAIVLVVGLLAALALAVIVSRAIISRLNHVQEVLDGVANGDLTRQARVDSGDEVGRMAEAVNRAIDSIRQTVSALSSSARTLADSSQQLTASAEAISGTAADTSAQTSVLASAAEDVSRSVQTVSAGTEEMGSAIREISQSANDAAGVASRAVDAAAQTNATVAKLGESSVEIGNVVKVITSIAEQTNLLALNATIEAARAGEAGKGFAVVANEVKDLAQETAQATENISKRVEAIQADTDSAVAAIEQISGIIAQINDYQMTIASAVEEQTATTNEMSRSIMEASTGSTSIADNIASVAAAAQTTSTTVGETQRSAEELSRMSSDLQALVSRFRV
- a CDS encoding aldo/keto reductase; translation: MEYRYLGRSGTTVSELCLGAMTFGREADEADSRRMLDLFADAGGNFIDTADVYGGGASEEVTGRWLKDRDREQWVIATKVRFPSGPGVNDVGLGRKHILASIDASLRRLGTDYVDLYQIHGWDRATPLEETLSTLDSLVTAGKVRYIGASNVVGWQLQKMLDVSRAAGYERFLTLQPQYSLLARPTEWELIPVCEAEGLGVLPWSPLRGGWLSGRYTREMAGAPDGSRVKTAEAQGWSETWAAYANETTWSILDELRAIADARGRSVAQVALRWVLQRPGVTAPILGASKFSQLEDNLGAVGWELSGEELERLTAVSEVTAPYPYDASMRDLATNR